A segment of the Bacillus sp. es.034 genome:
TAGCAACAGTCGCTGTAACGACCCATGCAAGACCCGCTGACATCAGCAAGTATTCCCACATCGGCAGGGTGTGGATATATGCTGTCGAAAATTCACCTGATGGAGAAACTTGAAAGCCCGTCAGAATAGGTGCCGTCCATCCATCATATCCGAGGACAATCCCTGAAATCCCATAGCAGACAACTACAGTAGCTGCCATCAGCATCGACGTATACAGCAAAACCGTCAGCCATTTGGCCATCAGGATCTTCCATCGTTTGACCGGTCGGGATAATAATGTCTTGATGGTCCCATCATTGTATTCCCCACTCACAACATCAGCCATAATGATAATGATGAGTAAAGGCAGGACCAGAGTGAGTCCCTGTGAGAAAAAAATGCGGATGAATGTAGGTGCTCCAGGGTAGTTCGGGTTGATGGCGTTGTCCAAGTAGTATTGCTTTTGCTTCAAATCCAATTCAAGGAATTGTCTGGCCTCATCCTGGATCCCACTGGATGCCAGCCGGTTTTGCCGATCGACGATCTCCTGCTGCAGATCCACTCGCCAGTCCAGCGTACCCTGCTTTTCAATCTTCTCTTGTATCTCCCGGTATTGTGCATATGTAAACATAGAGACTAGAACGATTAATATAGCGACAACAACCATAAAGCGTTTTTTGGAAGCCATTTTC
Coding sequences within it:
- a CDS encoding ABC transporter permease, giving the protein MSNPNMIGLIQNEVMKMASKKRFMVVVAILIVLVSMFTYAQYREIQEKIEKQGTLDWRVDLQQEIVDRQNRLASSGIQDEARQFLELDLKQKQYYLDNAINPNYPGAPTFIRIFFSQGLTLVLPLLIIIIMADVVSGEYNDGTIKTLLSRPVKRWKILMAKWLTVLLYTSMLMAATVVVCYGISGIVLGYDGWTAPILTGFQVSPSGEFSTAYIHTLPMWEYLLMSAGLAWVVTATVATISLMISVLVKNTATGIGAMMAVLIAGTLLSSVGSSWTSSKYLVNLNFDLINYLEGQAPPIEGMSLPFSLTVLAVWTVACLAIAFWNFTQKDMY